In one window of Pseudodesulfovibrio sediminis DNA:
- a CDS encoding cyclic nucleotide-binding domain-containing protein, translated as MSIVTQQTVQMKQVSRGNYLMRNVLKHNVVFNEGTKGDAAYILTEGKIEISGIIEGHKKVFAILKPISIFGEMALFLDEGMRTATAIALEDSKVIVVTKDDLEEFMRQSPKVIASIITVLVSRLKTTTKKAMKVPSTGLGIVRIFDLFSTCGRLELKYSPTVKTMADTFVTTTDKIEQYIFGLADQGLLSIGRDNNDTRIIRIRERDMLNAVMQKKE; from the coding sequence GTGTCCATCGTCACACAACAAACAGTCCAGATGAAACAGGTCTCCCGCGGGAACTACCTGATGCGCAACGTGCTCAAGCACAATGTGGTCTTCAATGAGGGCACCAAAGGCGATGCGGCATACATTCTGACCGAGGGAAAAATCGAAATCTCAGGAATCATTGAAGGACACAAGAAAGTGTTTGCCATCCTGAAACCGATTTCCATATTCGGAGAAATGGCGCTCTTCCTTGATGAAGGCATGCGAACGGCCACGGCTATCGCATTGGAGGACTCCAAAGTCATCGTGGTGACCAAGGATGATCTCGAAGAATTCATGCGACAGTCCCCCAAGGTCATCGCCTCCATCATAACGGTATTGGTCAGCCGCCTGAAGACGACGACCAAAAAAGCCATGAAAGTCCCGAGCACAGGCCTCGGCATTGTTCGCATCTTTGACCTGTTCTCCACATGCGGCAGGCTGGAGCTCAAGTACAGCCCTACCGTCAAGACCATGGCCGACACGTTCGTGACAACCACAGACAAAATCGAGCAGTATATCTTCGGCCTCGCCGATCAGGGACTACTGAGCATCGGCCGTGACAACAATGACACCCGCATAATCCGCATTCGCGAACGAGACATGCTCAACGCTGTCATGCAAAAAAAAGAATAG
- a CDS encoding diguanylate cyclase: protein MTLPAKDTFQAIPPQRLLVVKYMVRILIPLTLTTILFMSIYSVQTQRAFKEEIDADVEAYATSISRVLDNLMWNFQTEELVSALATISSNPSMRGAELFDDQGKLFLSYGDNKGEAGETLLSVSKDIFKRQPYGERIDIGKLVIHYSYANAMSKHEKRMFNQIIRMLIIILVMCISGYYAFHYTIGRPLKELLKAIHTTDSSSSKWHEAKWESDDEIGQVIEAHNAMIRHIGAKDTALSESEKRYRELFDNAQVGIFHSNPDGSILNANLTLAHLMAYNSREEILKANVLDHYYDPDDSIAIKKLLAKDGQIAHYRVQFNKVDGTTIWVELSGNLKEDGSVNGILQDVTTTVEAQTALEERDELHRAFFEENKAVMLLHDPLDSSIQFVNPAACNYYGYSERELTSMTIYDLNNMSDEEIFEELKNSTAERRNYFNHTHTLKNGTKRHVEVYTGPISLGKRHLHYSIIHDVTEKRRLEGKLERMATRDQLTGAFNRHAFFLRAKEEIIRAQRFNHPMTVLMFDLDHFKAVNDTHGHAVGDEVLRVFAMRCRADLRQSDIFARLGGEEFAALLIETDESRGVEIAERIRAIAADKPIATESGELTITTSIGITALQDEDTVTTMLKRADKALYQAKTSGRNTLGRI from the coding sequence ATGACATTGCCTGCCAAAGACACATTTCAGGCCATCCCTCCTCAGCGTTTGCTGGTGGTCAAGTACATGGTCAGAATCCTGATTCCGTTGACCCTGACAACCATTCTTTTCATGAGCATATACTCCGTTCAGACGCAACGGGCATTCAAGGAAGAAATCGATGCGGATGTGGAGGCGTATGCCACGTCCATAAGTCGCGTGCTCGACAACCTCATGTGGAACTTTCAGACAGAGGAGCTGGTCAGTGCCCTGGCGACCATCTCAAGCAATCCCTCCATGCGCGGGGCAGAACTCTTTGATGACCAGGGAAAGCTCTTTCTCAGCTATGGAGACAACAAGGGCGAGGCTGGCGAAACACTCCTCTCCGTCTCCAAGGACATCTTCAAAAGACAACCCTACGGCGAGCGTATCGACATAGGAAAACTTGTTATTCACTATAGCTACGCTAATGCCATGAGCAAGCATGAGAAACGTATGTTCAATCAGATAATACGTATGCTCATCATTATTTTAGTCATGTGCATCAGCGGCTACTATGCCTTTCATTATACCATCGGCCGCCCTCTCAAGGAGCTGTTGAAAGCCATCCACACCACGGACAGCAGCAGCAGCAAATGGCACGAGGCAAAGTGGGAAAGCGACGACGAGATCGGCCAGGTCATTGAGGCGCACAACGCCATGATTCGGCATATCGGCGCCAAGGACACAGCGCTTTCCGAAAGTGAAAAGCGCTACAGGGAACTCTTCGACAACGCCCAGGTCGGTATTTTCCACAGCAACCCGGACGGCTCCATCCTGAATGCGAACCTCACACTGGCCCACTTGATGGCTTACAACTCACGGGAAGAGATTCTCAAAGCCAATGTTCTGGACCATTACTACGACCCGGACGACAGCATCGCCATCAAAAAGCTCCTGGCCAAAGACGGACAGATTGCCCACTACCGGGTTCAATTCAACAAAGTGGATGGAACGACTATCTGGGTTGAGCTGTCAGGCAATCTCAAAGAAGACGGCTCGGTCAACGGTATCCTCCAGGATGTGACCACCACGGTTGAAGCCCAAACGGCGCTTGAAGAACGAGATGAACTCCACCGCGCGTTCTTTGAGGAAAACAAGGCGGTCATGCTCCTGCACGACCCGCTTGATTCCAGCATCCAGTTTGTCAATCCGGCGGCCTGCAACTATTACGGATACAGCGAGCGTGAGCTGACCTCCATGACCATTTACGACCTCAACAACATGAGTGATGAGGAAATCTTCGAGGAGCTCAAGAACTCCACGGCTGAAAGACGCAACTACTTCAATCACACCCACACACTCAAAAACGGCACCAAGCGTCACGTCGAAGTGTATACCGGTCCAATATCACTGGGCAAACGCCATCTCCACTACTCTATCATCCATGACGTCACGGAAAAACGCCGGCTGGAAGGCAAGCTGGAGCGCATGGCCACTCGTGACCAACTCACCGGCGCATTCAATCGGCACGCGTTCTTCCTCCGCGCAAAGGAAGAAATCATCCGGGCCCAACGCTTCAACCACCCCATGACTGTTCTCATGTTCGACCTCGACCACTTCAAAGCGGTCAACGACACTCATGGTCACGCCGTGGGCGATGAGGTGTTGCGGGTCTTTGCCATGCGCTGTCGGGCTGATCTCAGGCAAAGTGATATCTTTGCCCGTCTTGGCGGCGAGGAGTTCGCGGCCCTGTTGATCGAAACAGACGAATCGCGCGGCGTGGAAATAGCTGAACGCATCCGCGCCATCGCTGCCGACAAACCCATCGCCACCGAGTCCGGAGAGCTGACCATCACGACCAGTATCGGTATCACGGCACTGCAGGACGAAGACACGGTCACCACAATGCTCAAACGGGCCGACAAGGCACTGTATCAAGCCAAGACAAGTGGCCGAAACACCCTTGGAAGGATATAA
- a CDS encoding MTH1187 family thiamine-binding protein — MSVIIELSIFPLDKGTNSLSPYVARVLDVIKSSALSHTLGPMGTCIEGEWDEVMGVVDSCYKELEKDSDRIYLTMKVDSRKGRKNGLTSKINSVQEKTR, encoded by the coding sequence ATGAGCGTAATAATCGAATTATCCATTTTCCCACTGGACAAGGGGACCAATAGTCTGAGCCCCTATGTCGCCCGTGTTCTCGACGTGATCAAATCTTCTGCACTCAGCCACACACTCGGCCCGATGGGGACCTGCATCGAAGGCGAATGGGATGAAGTCATGGGCGTAGTCGATTCCTGCTACAAAGAACTCGAAAAAGACTCCGACCGGATTTACCTGACCATGAAGGTTGACAGCCGAAAAGGCCGCAAAAATGGTCTGACCTCAAAGATTAACAGCGTTCAGGAAAAGACTCGCTGA
- a CDS encoding hydrogenase small subunit yields the protein MKFSVGHGKEGAVERLEKRGVTRRDFMKFCGTVAAVMGMGPAFAPKVAEALTADNRPDVVWLHNAECTGCSESILRTVEPYIDALILDYISLNYHETIMAAAGHAAEKALWDTVNAGNFVAVIEGGVPTAPAGTANEPGGHGKVGGHTMLSNTTKVIEAASATITYGTCAAYGGVQKAAPNPTGTKGVGELFPGKPVINVPGCPPNPFSLIGTIVMFVSNQNIELDDVGRPAKFYGETVHDNCPRQEFFDNDQFAPSFGSEEARKGWCLRKLGCRGPETYNNCSTVKFNQYNWPVQAGHPCIGCSQPDFWDGADWDGETYMYADLTDL from the coding sequence ATGAAATTTTCCGTAGGTCATGGCAAAGAAGGAGCCGTGGAACGGCTGGAAAAACGCGGCGTTACTCGTCGTGATTTCATGAAGTTCTGCGGTACCGTGGCCGCAGTGATGGGCATGGGTCCGGCTTTCGCTCCGAAAGTCGCCGAAGCCCTCACAGCTGACAACAGGCCCGACGTCGTTTGGCTGCACAATGCTGAATGTACAGGGTGTTCCGAGTCCATTTTGAGAACTGTCGAACCTTATATCGACGCGCTCATTCTGGATTACATCTCGCTGAACTACCATGAGACAATCATGGCAGCAGCGGGTCACGCCGCAGAGAAGGCTCTGTGGGATACCGTCAATGCCGGCAACTTTGTTGCTGTCATCGAAGGTGGTGTTCCGACCGCTCCGGCCGGTACTGCCAACGAGCCCGGCGGTCATGGTAAGGTTGGTGGACACACTATGCTGTCCAATACCACCAAGGTTATCGAAGCCGCTTCCGCGACCATCACGTACGGCACCTGTGCCGCATACGGTGGTGTGCAGAAAGCCGCTCCGAACCCGACTGGTACCAAGGGTGTTGGCGAACTGTTCCCCGGCAAGCCGGTGATCAACGTTCCCGGTTGCCCGCCGAACCCGTTCTCTCTGATCGGTACCATTGTCATGTTTGTTAGCAATCAGAATATTGAACTCGACGATGTCGGTCGTCCCGCGAAATTCTACGGCGAGACCGTTCATGACAACTGTCCCAGGCAGGAGTTCTTCGACAATGACCAGTTTGCTCCTTCCTTCGGTTCCGAGGAAGCTCGCAAGGGCTGGTGTCTGCGCAAACTCGGTTGTCGTGGTCCTGAGACCTACAACAACTGCTCCACTGTTAAGTTCAACCAGTACAACTGGCCTGTTCAGGCCGGTCACCCCTGCATCGGTTGCTCGCAGCCTGATTTCTGGGATGGCGCTGACTGGGATGGCGAAACCTACATGTACGCTGACCTGACCGACCTGTAG
- a CDS encoding nickel-dependent hydrogenase large subunit, translating to MSGCSPKTAAMAHGKHDVVVDPVTRIEGHLRVEAVVEDGKIIDVRSSSQLFRGLEIILKGRDPRDAQHFTQRSCGVCTYVHALASIRCVDNAVGVDKELPHNATIIRNLVLASQFMHDHIVHFYHLHALDFVDVAGCLSADVAKTAELAVAVSKTVRQDPKIVSSKEDLQKTKDTVKGIVDSGRLGIFTNAYFLGGHDAYVLPPEVNLLATNHYLNALHLQVKAARAMAVFGAKNPHTQFTVMGGVTCYEGLTDKYINDYLGLYSEIMDFILDCYIPDLIAVAGFYKDWASIGGTTNFMSFGEFPAQGGEADLNSRYVKPGVIFNRDIDNVMPFDPSKIEEHVKHSWYKDDSPKHPYSGVTDPMYTSLDDKTKYSWMKAPRYDGKATEVGPLATCLVNYGLGQPEFVKYVNFVLEKLGVGAGALFSTLGRTGARGIECLITALKTAEWVDDLKENVAKGNLDICKDWDMPAEAKGVGFVNAPRGGLSHWIDIKDSKIDNFQLVVPSTWNIGPRCDADIAGPLEEALLDNTPIVDPERPVEILRTVHSYDPCIACGVHVIDNKTGNVKKFKIL from the coding sequence ATGTCTGGTTGCTCCCCTAAAACCGCCGCAATGGCGCATGGGAAACACGATGTAGTCGTTGACCCGGTCACCAGGATCGAGGGTCACCTTCGCGTGGAAGCCGTGGTAGAAGACGGTAAAATCATTGACGTACGTAGCAGCTCTCAGTTGTTCCGTGGTCTGGAGATCATCCTGAAAGGCCGTGATCCCCGTGATGCCCAGCACTTTACTCAGCGCTCCTGCGGTGTCTGCACCTACGTGCATGCTCTCGCATCCATCCGCTGTGTCGACAACGCCGTTGGCGTTGATAAAGAACTGCCCCACAACGCCACCATCATCCGTAACCTGGTGCTGGCTTCGCAGTTCATGCATGATCACATCGTGCATTTCTATCATCTGCATGCTCTTGACTTCGTCGATGTCGCAGGTTGCCTGTCCGCCGACGTAGCCAAAACTGCTGAACTGGCCGTTGCCGTTTCCAAGACCGTCCGTCAGGATCCGAAGATCGTCTCCTCCAAGGAAGACCTTCAGAAGACCAAGGACACCGTCAAGGGAATCGTCGACTCCGGTCGTCTCGGCATCTTCACCAACGCTTACTTCCTCGGTGGTCACGACGCGTACGTCCTGCCGCCCGAAGTGAACCTGTTGGCTACCAACCATTACCTGAACGCCCTGCACCTCCAGGTCAAGGCCGCTCGTGCAATGGCTGTCTTCGGCGCAAAGAACCCGCACACCCAGTTCACTGTCATGGGCGGCGTTACCTGTTACGAAGGCCTCACTGACAAATACATCAATGACTACCTGGGCCTGTACTCCGAGATCATGGACTTCATCCTTGATTGTTACATCCCGGACCTCATCGCTGTTGCCGGTTTCTACAAAGACTGGGCCTCCATCGGTGGTACCACTAACTTCATGAGCTTTGGTGAGTTCCCCGCACAGGGCGGCGAAGCCGATCTGAACTCCCGCTACGTGAAGCCCGGCGTCATCTTCAACCGTGACATCGACAATGTCATGCCTTTCGATCCGTCCAAGATCGAAGAGCATGTTAAGCACTCCTGGTACAAGGATGATTCTCCGAAGCATCCCTACTCCGGTGTGACCGATCCCATGTACACCAGCCTGGATGACAAGACCAAGTACTCCTGGATGAAGGCTCCCCGTTACGACGGCAAGGCCACAGAAGTCGGTCCCCTGGCTACCTGCCTGGTCAACTATGGCCTGGGTCAGCCTGAGTTCGTCAAGTACGTGAACTTCGTGCTCGAAAAACTCGGCGTCGGCGCTGGCGCACTGTTCTCTACCCTGGGCCGTACCGGCGCACGTGGTATTGAATGCCTGATCACCGCTCTGAAGACCGCTGAATGGGTTGACGATCTGAAAGAAAACGTTGCCAAGGGCAACCTCGACATCTGCAAGGACTGGGACATGCCCGCCGAAGCAAAGGGTGTCGGATTCGTCAACGCTCCTCGCGGTGGCCTGAGCCACTGGATCGATATCAAAGACAGCAAGATCGACAACTTCCAGCTCGTGGTTCCGTCCACCTGGAACATCGGTCCCCGTTGTGATGCTGATATCGCCGGTCCGCTCGAAGAAGCACTGCTTGACAACACCCCGATCGTCGATCCGGAACGCCCGGTCGAGATCCTGCGTACCGTTCACTCCTATGACCCCTGTATCGCCTGCGGCGTACACGTCATTGACAACAAGACCGGTAACGTCAAGAAGTTCAAGATTCTGTAG
- a CDS encoding DMT family transporter produces the protein MGNLYLAFAIITEVIGTAALGASHGFTRLVPSCIAVIGYCLSFYLLSLTLKTSLMGIGLVYAIWAGLGIVLICITGIVIHKQIPDIPAIIGMAFIIIGVVVINLFSKTGH, from the coding sequence ATGGGAAACCTCTATCTTGCTTTTGCGATTATCACCGAAGTTATCGGGACTGCCGCATTGGGGGCCAGCCATGGTTTTACCCGGTTGGTTCCGAGCTGTATTGCTGTCATCGGGTACTGTCTCTCGTTCTATCTGCTCAGTCTGACACTCAAGACGTCCCTTATGGGGATCGGCCTCGTGTATGCCATCTGGGCTGGATTAGGGATTGTGCTCATCTGTATTACCGGGATTGTAATCCATAAGCAGATTCCTGATATTCCCGCCATAATCGGGATGGCGTTCATCATCATTGGGGTGGTTGTCATTAATCTTTTTTCCAAAACCGGACACTAG
- a CDS encoding HypC/HybG/HupF family hydrogenase formation chaperone, whose protein sequence is MCLAIPAEILEISDGVATCKVGEGETTVEASLMLMDEEVTLGDYIIIHAGFALRKLDYKEAQETLKILRDMVDLMGGDDYQHDML, encoded by the coding sequence ATGTGCCTCGCGATTCCAGCCGAAATTCTTGAGATATCCGACGGTGTAGCCACCTGCAAAGTGGGAGAAGGCGAAACCACGGTCGAAGCGTCACTCATGCTGATGGATGAAGAGGTCACCCTCGGGGACTACATCATCATCCACGCCGGATTCGCCCTGCGCAAGCTTGATTACAAGGAAGCGCAGGAGACACTCAAAATCCTCCGCGATATGGTCGACCTCATGGGTGGAGACGACTATCAGCACGACATGCTGTAA
- a CDS encoding HyaD/HybD family hydrogenase maturation endopeptidase — protein MSENEKKILILGVGNILYTDEGFGVRVAEELDRKYEFSPNVELLDGGTLGLRLMGPIMECDHLIIVDIVLNEGQPGDVFRLLGENLSKACAFTNSMHQTDLLDTLARCSLIGNVPDDVILYGIEPVNYKDMSSALSPELEEKLPGVMDMVLKEVEEAGGTYALRSVANPSMEKVYVPRDSSRNS, from the coding sequence ATGTCTGAAAACGAGAAAAAGATACTCATCTTGGGCGTGGGGAACATTCTCTATACCGATGAAGGTTTCGGTGTCCGAGTGGCTGAGGAACTGGATCGAAAATACGAATTTTCACCAAATGTCGAGTTGCTCGACGGCGGCACTCTGGGCCTTCGGCTCATGGGGCCGATCATGGAATGCGACCACCTCATCATAGTCGATATCGTCCTCAATGAAGGGCAACCCGGCGATGTGTTCCGACTGCTCGGTGAAAACCTGAGCAAGGCCTGCGCGTTCACCAACTCCATGCATCAGACCGACTTGCTCGACACGCTTGCCCGGTGCAGCCTCATCGGCAACGTGCCCGATGATGTCATCCTCTACGGCATTGAGCCGGTCAACTATAAGGACATGTCTTCCGCACTGTCCCCAGAGCTTGAGGAGAAACTCCCCGGGGTCATGGACATGGTGCTCAAGGAAGTTGAAGAAGCCGGAGGGACATACGCCCTTCGATCAGTAGCCAATCCCTCAATGGAGAAAGTCTATGTGCCTCGCGATTCCAGCCGAAATTCTTGA
- the icd gene encoding NADP-dependent isocitrate dehydrogenase, with the protein MATKTVYYIEGDGVGPEVWKAGRPVLNAAIEKAYGDTNKLDWQELLAGEKGYAETGEHLPKATMDALSKADLAMKGPLNTPVGEGFRSLNVTLRQVFDLYACIRPIKYFKGIESPVKRPELVDMTVFRENTEDVYAGIEYQSGSPEAKKLIEFLVDELGANVDSTAGVGIKPITPAGSKRLVKKALDFAIAENKPSVTLVHKGNIMKTTEGGFRKWGYELADQEYAGKVVREGADGDGVIIKDRIADAMFQNVLMYPEQYSVIATTNLNGDYISDALAAQVGGLGLAPGVNMGDTLAFFEPTHGTAPTIAGKDMANPGSLILSGAMMLEHLGWHEAAALIHASVEKALSDKKVTVDLAAQIKGSTEVGCQEFGEILLANL; encoded by the coding sequence TTGGCAACTAAAACCGTATATTACATCGAAGGCGACGGCGTCGGCCCCGAAGTCTGGAAGGCCGGCCGCCCTGTACTCAACGCAGCCATTGAAAAAGCGTATGGCGACACCAACAAGCTGGACTGGCAGGAACTGCTGGCCGGTGAAAAAGGGTATGCCGAGACCGGCGAGCATCTGCCCAAGGCAACCATGGACGCCCTGTCCAAGGCCGATCTGGCCATGAAAGGCCCGCTCAATACCCCTGTCGGCGAAGGCTTCCGCAGCCTCAACGTCACTCTGCGTCAGGTCTTTGACCTCTATGCCTGTATCCGCCCCATCAAGTATTTCAAGGGCATCGAATCCCCGGTCAAGCGGCCCGAACTGGTCGACATGACCGTGTTCCGCGAAAACACCGAAGATGTCTACGCAGGTATTGAATACCAGTCCGGCAGCCCGGAAGCCAAGAAATTAATTGAGTTCCTCGTGGACGAACTGGGCGCCAACGTGGACAGCACCGCCGGCGTAGGCATCAAGCCCATCACTCCCGCCGGATCCAAGCGTCTCGTCAAGAAGGCTCTGGACTTCGCCATTGCCGAGAACAAGCCGTCCGTGACCCTGGTTCACAAAGGCAACATCATGAAGACCACCGAAGGTGGCTTCCGTAAATGGGGCTATGAGCTGGCCGATCAGGAATATGCTGGCAAGGTTGTTCGTGAAGGCGCTGATGGCGATGGTGTCATCATCAAGGATCGCATCGCTGACGCCATGTTCCAGAACGTGCTCATGTACCCGGAACAATATTCTGTCATCGCCACCACCAACCTGAACGGCGATTACATCTCCGACGCACTGGCCGCACAGGTAGGCGGACTCGGCCTTGCTCCGGGCGTAAACATGGGCGACACGCTCGCTTTCTTCGAACCCACCCACGGCACCGCGCCGACCATCGCAGGCAAAGACATGGCCAACCCCGGTTCGCTCATTCTTTCCGGCGCCATGATGCTCGAACACCTCGGCTGGCACGAAGCGGCCGCCCTGATTCACGCATCCGTCGAGAAAGCCCTGTCCGACAAAAAGGTCACAGTCGACCTGGCCGCACAGATCAAAGGCTCCACGGAAGTCGGTTGTCAGGAATTCGGTGAAATTCTGCTCGCCAACCTGTAG
- a CDS encoding SIR2 family NAD-dependent protein deacylase: MQANLEMVKAVLDGGRSVVALTGAGVSAESGVPTFRGKDGMWKKNRPEDLARPDAFAAHPELVWEFYNWRREKMGQCEPNPAHVALARMEKTLPNFLLITQNVDGLHARAGSRKLMEMHGSLWQVKCTVCTHAREDYSALPALPECPVCGHLLRPGVVWFGEPLVPGVLKVAIDQISKADVFLSIGTSNLVQPAASFYQLAKDHGAVTVEVNLEPTPNTGFMDFALHGQAGDILPELVTGLSD, translated from the coding sequence GTGCAGGCGAATTTGGAGATGGTCAAAGCGGTTTTGGATGGGGGCAGGAGTGTGGTTGCGCTGACAGGAGCAGGTGTCTCTGCCGAGAGTGGCGTGCCGACCTTTCGTGGTAAGGACGGAATGTGGAAAAAGAACAGGCCGGAAGACCTGGCACGGCCTGATGCCTTTGCCGCTCACCCGGAATTGGTGTGGGAATTCTATAATTGGCGACGGGAAAAAATGGGGCAGTGTGAGCCGAACCCAGCGCATGTGGCCCTGGCCAGAATGGAAAAGACGCTGCCGAATTTTCTTCTGATAACCCAGAATGTGGACGGCCTGCATGCCAGGGCGGGCAGTCGGAAGCTCATGGAGATGCACGGGAGCTTGTGGCAGGTGAAATGTACGGTCTGTACGCACGCTCGTGAGGACTACAGTGCTTTGCCGGCGCTCCCGGAATGCCCGGTCTGCGGTCATCTGCTCCGTCCTGGGGTGGTTTGGTTCGGTGAACCCCTGGTGCCGGGGGTGCTCAAGGTAGCCATTGATCAGATCAGCAAGGCGGATGTGTTCCTGTCTATCGGCACGTCAAATCTGGTGCAGCCCGCGGCATCTTTTTATCAACTGGCCAAAGATCATGGTGCGGTGACGGTGGAGGTCAATCTCGAACCGACTCCCAATACCGGATTCATGGATTTTGCCCTGCATGGTCAGGCCGGCGACATCCTGCCGGAGTTGGTGACCGGGTTGTCCGATTAA
- a CDS encoding TrpB-like pyridoxal phosphate-dependent enzyme → MFVKKIFLPQDQMPTQWYNPMPDLPTPLAPPLNPGTLEPLTPADLAPIFPDSLIAQEMSQDRFIDIPEEVLDVYKIWRPSPLVRADKLEKAIGAKCKIYYKDESGSPAGSHKPNTSVPQAYYNKLEGVERLATETGAGQWGTALSFACAQFDMECVVYMVKVSYEMKPYRKMIINTYGGTIFPSPSEETRTGREMLEKDPDCKGSLGLAISEAVEDAATHDNTKYALGSVLNHVLIHQTITGLEVQKQLEMVGETATHLVGCVGGGSNFGGLVLPFLPQKLAGDPVKFIPVEPKACPTLTRGEYRYDFGDMARLTPLVKMHTLGHDFMPAPIHAGGLRYHGDAPIVCNIVEEGLTEPVAYFQTECFEAAKLFMQTEGFLPAPETSHAIKGAIEAAKTAGPDDVIVFLYSGHGMLDLASYDAFNQGLLTNFELPQRDIEEALKACPKVD, encoded by the coding sequence ATGTTTGTCAAAAAAATCTTTCTACCCCAGGACCAGATGCCAACGCAGTGGTATAACCCCATGCCGGACCTGCCCACTCCGTTGGCTCCGCCCCTGAATCCTGGAACCCTGGAACCGCTGACTCCAGCTGATCTCGCCCCTATTTTTCCCGACTCTCTGATCGCACAGGAAATGAGTCAGGATCGTTTCATCGATATCCCGGAGGAAGTGCTGGATGTTTACAAGATCTGGCGTCCGTCTCCGCTCGTTCGGGCCGACAAACTGGAAAAGGCCATCGGTGCCAAATGCAAAATCTACTACAAGGATGAGTCCGGCTCTCCGGCTGGGTCGCACAAGCCGAACACTTCGGTTCCCCAAGCATACTACAACAAACTCGAAGGCGTAGAGCGTCTGGCCACGGAGACTGGTGCCGGACAGTGGGGCACGGCCCTGTCCTTTGCCTGTGCGCAGTTCGACATGGAATGCGTGGTCTACATGGTCAAGGTCAGCTACGAAATGAAGCCGTACCGCAAAATGATCATCAACACCTACGGCGGCACCATTTTTCCGTCCCCGTCTGAAGAAACCCGCACAGGTCGCGAGATGCTGGAAAAAGACCCGGACTGCAAGGGATCCCTTGGACTGGCCATCTCCGAAGCCGTTGAAGACGCAGCCACGCACGACAACACCAAGTACGCGCTTGGTTCCGTGCTCAATCACGTCCTCATTCATCAGACCATCACCGGTCTGGAGGTTCAGAAGCAGCTTGAAATGGTCGGGGAGACAGCCACGCACCTCGTGGGTTGTGTGGGCGGAGGATCGAACTTCGGCGGGCTGGTGCTGCCGTTCCTGCCGCAGAAGCTGGCTGGTGATCCGGTCAAATTCATACCGGTCGAGCCAAAGGCCTGCCCGACTCTGACTCGCGGCGAATATCGCTATGATTTCGGAGATATGGCTCGCTTGACCCCGTTGGTGAAGATGCACACGCTGGGACACGATTTCATGCCCGCGCCCATCCACGCCGGTGGCCTGCGCTATCACGGCGATGCTCCCATCGTCTGCAACATTGTTGAGGAAGGGCTGACTGAACCGGTGGCCTATTTCCAGACTGAATGCTTTGAAGCCGCCAAGCTCTTCATGCAGACCGAGGGATTCCTGCCTGCGCCTGAGACCTCTCATGCTATCAAGGGAGCGATTGAAGCGGCCAAAACAGCCGGTCCTGATGACGTGATCGTCTTCCTGTACTCCGGTCACGGCATGCTTGATCTGGCTTCGTACGACGCCTTCAATCAGGGGTTGCTCACCAACTTCGAACTGCCGCAGCGGGACATCGAGGAAGCGCTCAAGGCGTGTCCGAAAGTGGACTAG
- a CDS encoding META domain-containing protein has protein sequence MKIQMTLKWCVSAVLLTSIVVLAACGSHSTQPTDEASIRSAIVGKVWHLEKLFLRDVSSDTDLTLEFKNDNTVSGFGGCNDFNGTYTLQDDNLKFGPMTSTRKSCGAGIGEQEYSYLTFLSTIKNVRLEEDELHLLNDKYSGAMTFTTGDQGFW, from the coding sequence ATGAAAATACAGATGACATTGAAATGGTGTGTGTCGGCAGTGCTGCTGACTTCCATAGTTGTGCTGGCTGCCTGCGGTTCCCATTCCACGCAGCCCACGGACGAGGCCTCCATCCGAAGTGCCATTGTCGGCAAGGTCTGGCATCTTGAGAAACTCTTTTTACGGGATGTGAGCAGCGACACCGATTTGACGCTGGAGTTCAAGAACGACAATACCGTTTCCGGCTTCGGTGGATGCAACGACTTCAACGGAACTTACACGCTGCAGGACGACAATTTGAAGTTCGGCCCTATGACATCCACCCGGAAATCATGTGGCGCAGGTATTGGCGAGCAGGAGTATAGCTATCTGACGTTCCTGAGTACCATCAAGAATGTGAGGCTGGAAGAAGACGAGTTGCATTTGCTCAATGACAAGTATTCTGGAGCCATGACCTTCACCACCGGTGATCAGGGCTTCTGGTAG